In one window of Canis lupus baileyi chromosome 10, mCanLup2.hap1, whole genome shotgun sequence DNA:
- the MRNIP gene encoding MRN complex-interacting protein isoform X3: MPCPKIKSAAGTDFRDITQEKPQSSENRWLKYLERDSKELGMEEGVCFKRQSLSGTETPDPPFNTGLPRKRKWSQSTVQPSHSPDVQNVSDSEVTLEPQKDHAGLAGKVREDGSHQNRGTRELAVPQGGPPRPAPQVRAVSSKSEQFLLPPGNGPRVDTGLPGTLAKNPRPSRAALAEQGTLWAQTVSKGCPGRPCSTPKLPWAPPTLLSRSQRPCLKTSKQPWDTGPLAKGRPLVTGGQEPPLVRLCDLFKTGEDFEDDL, from the exons GAAAAACCTCAGTCCTCAGAGAACCGCTGGCTGAAGTATCTGGAAAGAGACTCAAAAGAACTGGGAATGGAAGAAGGAGTGTGTTTCAAGAGACAGTCTTTATCTGGGACAGAGACGCCAGACCCTCCCTTCAACACAGGCCTGCCTAGAAAAAG GAAATGGAGCCAGAGCACAGTCCAGCCTTCACACAGCCCAGATGTCCAGAACGTGAGTGACTCTGAGGTTACCTTGGAGCCCCAGAAG GACCATGCTGGCCTGGCAGGGAAGGTCAGAGAAGATGGCAGTCACCAGAACAGGGGCACCAGGGAGCTTGCTGTTCCTCAGGGGGGTCCTCCACGTCCAGCCCCACAGGTCAGGGCCGTATCTTCCAAGTCTGAACAATTTCTTCTGCCGCCTGGAAATGGCCCCCGTGTGGACACAGGGCTCCCAGGAACCCTGGCAAAAAACCCTAGGCCATCCAGGGCAGCACTGGCTGAGCAGGGGACCCTCTGGGCCCAGACCGTGAGCAAAGGGTGCCCCGGCAGGCCCTGCAGTACACCCAAGCTTCCCTGGGCACCCCCCACACTCCTGTCCAGGTCCCAGAGGCCCTGCCTAAAGACCTCCAAACAGccctgggacactggtcctctggCAAAGGGTAGACCCTTGGTCACAGGAGGGCAGGAGCCCCCACTTGTGCGGCTGTGTGACCTCTTTAAAACTGGTGAGGACTTTGAGGATGACCTGTGA